The DNA sequence GTCGAAAAAATATATACGGATCATCATTGCCGGCATGCTGTTGATGCTTGGTGTAGGGATTCCGATGAATGGGTTGGCATCTTTTTTCAAACCGGTAACAGAAGCAACCGGATTTTCAGTTTCTCAATTCAGTTTGGTGGGCAGCTTCCTTAATTTGACCGGAATAGTAGCGGTGCCTTTAGTCACCAAATTTTTGCTGCCTAAAATTGGCTTGCGAAAGACATCCATCCTGGGAGGAATTTTCGGAGCGATAGGTTTTTTCCTGTTGGCTAATGGAAAATCTTTGGTTGCATTCTACTTGGGGGCAATCATCATCGGCATATTCATGATGTCCTCAACAGGAATCGTTTCCGTAACGCTTGTGAATAATTGGTTCCGCAAAAGCCATGGCTTGGTAATGGGGCTCGTTGCTGCAACAATCGGCTTAAGCACTGCTATCACGAGCGCAATTGTCCCTACCTTCATCCAAAATTATGGTTGGGAAAAAGGGTTCTTATTATTGGGCGGCATGTACGCTGTGGCTTTGTTCCTGGGAGCGTTCCTGTTGATCGAAAAGCCCGCTGACGTCGGCATGCTGCCTTATGGCGTGACGGAAGATTCGCTTGCAGCAGAAGCTGATCAAGCAACGAATGATTCTTCGTCGGTTGGCACCAACCATAAAAATACGGATATGACCTATGCGCAAGCCTTGCGTTCGCCGGTATTCTACTTATTGGCCTTGTCATTCGTATGTTTCGCGATGATTTCTACATTTACGCAACAAATCCCGATCTTCTTTACGACAAAAGGTGCCACTGATGTCCAGGCCGGCATGGTTTTATCGATGGCGTCCATCGTTATGATCGCGTCCAAAATCATCATGGGCATCGTCACCGACAAGCTGGGTGCAACAAAAGCTTTGTACATCTTCACGACCATCTACATCCTTGCCTTCTGCATCTTTGCCGCAACGGATAACATCACGATCCTGATCGGCGCAGCGATGATCTATGCAATGAGCACCGGCGTTCCGGCCGTAATGAACCAATTAGTGACGTTTGAGGTTTTAGGGAAAAAGGAATTCACCGCTATTTGGGGCATCTTGTCGACAGCTGGCAGCCTAGGTCTAGCTTTGGGCGGCCCTCTGTTGGGCTACTTCTATGACGCAACCGGCAGCTACAACACGACAATCATCGTCAGCATCGCCTTCATGGTTGTGTGCTTAGCTTCGTTCTTCTTCGCTGTGACGTTGAGAAAACGTGAGCTTACGAGGCTTGATAGTGGATTAATAATCGACAATTTATCCGAATGAGATAGGAAAGGGTGCTCTTTTAATCGAGAGCATCTTTTTTTGGTATTATTTCAGTATAACAAAAAATAATTGACAAAGTATAAATCGTTTTGTAGAATGTTGGAGTAGATGAGAGCGGTTGCGATACAGTATTCGCAATAACTAGGAGTGTTACTGGAAACAGGCAGACCTAAGATAAAATTTTTATACCTTTATT is a window from the uncultured Trichococcus sp. genome containing:
- a CDS encoding MFS transporter produces the protein MSKKYIRIIIAGMLLMLGVGIPMNGLASFFKPVTEATGFSVSQFSLVGSFLNLTGIVAVPLVTKFLLPKIGLRKTSILGGIFGAIGFFLLANGKSLVAFYLGAIIIGIFMMSSTGIVSVTLVNNWFRKSHGLVMGLVAATIGLSTAITSAIVPTFIQNYGWEKGFLLLGGMYAVALFLGAFLLIEKPADVGMLPYGVTEDSLAAEADQATNDSSSVGTNHKNTDMTYAQALRSPVFYLLALSFVCFAMISTFTQQIPIFFTTKGATDVQAGMVLSMASIVMIASKIIMGIVTDKLGATKALYIFTTIYILAFCIFAATDNITILIGAAMIYAMSTGVPAVMNQLVTFEVLGKKEFTAIWGILSTAGSLGLALGGPLLGYFYDATGSYNTTIIVSIAFMVVCLASFFFAVTLRKRELTRLDSGLIIDNLSE